The Phycisphaerales bacterium AB-hyl4 genome has a window encoding:
- a CDS encoding NUDIX domain-containing protein has translation MTGPPIRTDIVDVYVFRRRSAGRVAGVEFLQLHRVPEISLPNTWQPVMGHMHADETAAGTALRELQEETGYGPGAGLLGFWQLERLNTYFLHSHETIVMSPCFAAEVAPPPAGGEPVLDADHDGFRWVARDHVDRQFLWPGQREAIADLVRDVLAPGSPTEPLLRIDPAGV, from the coding sequence ATGACTGGTCCGCCGATTCGTACGGATATTGTGGACGTATATGTGTTCCGCCGACGGTCGGCGGGGCGTGTGGCGGGCGTAGAGTTTTTGCAGCTGCATCGTGTGCCGGAGATTTCGCTGCCGAACACCTGGCAGCCGGTGATGGGGCATATGCACGCGGACGAGACGGCGGCGGGCACAGCGTTGCGCGAGTTGCAGGAAGAGACAGGCTACGGCCCGGGGGCGGGGTTGCTGGGGTTCTGGCAACTCGAACGGTTGAACACGTATTTTCTGCATAGCCATGAGACGATTGTGATGAGCCCGTGCTTCGCGGCGGAGGTCGCGCCGCCCCCGGCCGGTGGCGAGCCGGTGCTGGATGCGGATCATGATGGGTTCCGGTGGGTGGCGCGGGATCACGTGGATCGCCAGTTTCTCTGGCCGGGCCAGCGTGAAGCGATTGCCGACCTGGTTCGCGACGTGCTCGCACCCGGCTCGCCGACCGAGCCGCTGCTGCGCATTGACCCTGCGGGGGTTTGA
- the folP gene encoding dihydropteroate synthase: MKLTAPQRVPLDLTHPRVMGILNVTPDSFSDGKAYDGVEAAVSHGIAMADEGAMVIDVGGESTRPGAKRVSAAEQRKRVVDVIRRLRIDLNEYHPDVWISVDTTLTAVAEPALRAGASLINDISAGREDPAMFDLAAAQSVPIVLMHMQGTPETMQRNPRYNDVVAEVQAFLLERADDAAAAGLTREQIVIDPGVGFGKTVDHNLRLLASLADFVATGHPVMLGASRKGFIGKVAESTTQQAKDRVGGTCATTTLGVWAGVSLFRVHDVRPNLQAAQVTAAIRLAQQNTGAAS; encoded by the coding sequence ATGAAGCTCACCGCCCCCCAACGCGTGCCGCTGGACCTGACGCACCCGCGTGTGATGGGCATTCTCAACGTCACGCCTGACAGCTTCTCGGACGGCAAGGCGTACGACGGCGTTGAGGCGGCCGTGTCTCATGGCATTGCCATGGCCGACGAGGGTGCGATGGTCATCGATGTGGGTGGCGAGTCCACCCGCCCCGGCGCGAAGCGCGTTTCCGCCGCGGAGCAGCGCAAGCGCGTCGTCGACGTGATCCGCCGACTGCGCATCGACCTTAACGAATACCACCCGGACGTTTGGATCAGCGTCGACACGACGCTCACAGCCGTCGCCGAGCCTGCCTTGCGCGCCGGGGCATCATTGATCAACGACATCTCCGCCGGGCGGGAAGACCCTGCCATGTTCGACCTCGCCGCGGCGCAAAGCGTGCCCATCGTGCTCATGCACATGCAGGGCACGCCCGAAACCATGCAGCGCAACCCGCGCTACAACGACGTCGTCGCGGAAGTGCAGGCCTTCCTGCTCGAACGTGCCGACGACGCCGCCGCTGCGGGCCTGACCCGCGAGCAGATCGTCATCGACCCGGGCGTGGGCTTCGGCAAAACGGTGGACCACAACCTTCGCCTGCTCGCCAGCCTGGCTGACTTCGTCGCGACCGGTCACCCGGTGATGCTCGGCGCCAGTCGCAAGGGCTTCATCGGCAAGGTCGCCGAGTCCACCACCCAGCAGGCCAAGGACCGCGTCGGCGGCACATGCGCCACCACCACCCTCGGCGTCTGGGCCGGCGTGAGCCTCTTCCGCGTTCACGATGTCCGCCCCAACCTCCAGGCCGCCCAGGTCACCGCCGCGATCCGCCTCGCCCAACAAAACACCGGCGCCGCAAGCTAG
- the hisD gene encoding histidinol dehydrogenase, protein MLPRFDLSTDLGRQGYDQCLARLRATASSSSDAAATVERVVADVANEGDAALVRYMQKWTDPQFTADRIRVQPTELASAVRELDPELREAIASAIKQVREYQEHILPRDPKPIELGGAELGLRFTPVDSVGLCVPGGTAVLFSTLIMLAVPAQVAGVAPDRIAVMSPPPTRTGDQAVGDISPIVLATAHLLGITRVYRIGGAQGVAALAHGTASVEPVDMIAGPGNVFVQLAKAQVAGVTGTDGGFYGPSEIVTIADASANPARVAADLIAQAEHDPGKCFLVAWSPAVLDDVQSQIEKQLRERKRVAAIEKALTQDSCAVLVADASQAVAVANEIACEHLNLAVADPDAMLKEVRHAGEVFLGDTTPVAAGDYYAGPSHCLPTGTTARFTSGISCYTFLKRTGTVAYRQGMPKRAIDHVARMADAEGLDAHAASARLRGE, encoded by the coding sequence ATGCTCCCTCGATTTGACCTCAGCACGGATCTCGGTCGGCAAGGCTACGATCAATGCCTTGCCCGCTTGCGCGCGACCGCTTCCTCCAGCAGCGATGCCGCCGCGACGGTCGAGCGTGTGGTGGCCGACGTTGCCAACGAAGGCGACGCGGCGCTGGTTCGGTACATGCAGAAGTGGACCGACCCGCAGTTCACTGCCGACCGCATTCGCGTACAGCCGACCGAGCTTGCATCGGCGGTGCGCGAGCTTGACCCTGAACTGCGCGAGGCCATCGCGTCGGCGATCAAGCAGGTGCGCGAATATCAGGAGCACATCCTGCCGCGCGATCCCAAGCCGATTGAGCTTGGCGGCGCGGAGCTTGGCTTGCGTTTTACGCCTGTCGACAGCGTCGGGCTGTGCGTGCCCGGCGGCACGGCTGTGCTTTTCTCGACGCTCATCATGCTGGCAGTGCCCGCGCAGGTCGCGGGTGTCGCGCCGGATCGCATTGCCGTAATGAGCCCGCCGCCGACGCGCACCGGCGATCAGGCGGTCGGCGACATCTCCCCCATCGTGCTCGCGACCGCTCACCTGCTCGGCATCACGCGCGTTTACCGCATCGGCGGGGCGCAAGGCGTCGCGGCGCTGGCTCATGGCACGGCCTCGGTTGAGCCGGTCGACATGATCGCCGGGCCGGGCAACGTCTTCGTTCAGCTCGCCAAGGCCCAGGTCGCCGGCGTCACCGGCACGGATGGCGGGTTCTATGGGCCGAGCGAGATCGTCACCATTGCCGACGCGTCCGCCAACCCCGCGCGTGTTGCTGCGGACCTTATCGCCCAGGCCGAGCATGACCCGGGCAAGTGTTTTCTCGTTGCCTGGTCGCCTGCCGTGCTCGACGATGTGCAGTCGCAGATTGAAAAGCAGCTGCGCGAGCGGAAGCGTGTCGCCGCGATTGAAAAGGCGCTGACGCAAGACTCGTGTGCCGTGCTTGTCGCCGACGCATCGCAGGCGGTGGCGGTTGCGAACGAAATTGCGTGCGAGCACTTGAACCTGGCGGTGGCCGACCCGGATGCGATGCTTAAAGAGGTTCGTCACGCGGGCGAAGTGTTCCTCGGCGACACGACGCCCGTCGCGGCGGGCGACTACTACGCCGGCCCCAGCCACTGCCTGCCCACCGGCACGACCGCCCGCTTCACCAGTGGCATCAGTTGCTACACCTTTCTCAAACGCACGGGCACGGTCGCGTATCGCCAGGGCATGCCGAAGCGAGCGATTGATCATGTTGCCCGCATGGCCGACGCCGAGGGGTTGGACGCGCATGCGGCGTCGGCGCGGTTGCGCGGTGAGTAG
- a CDS encoding putative signal transducing protein — protein sequence MSNTDDMIVVYEAGSLAEAQLLSDRLASADISNHVANVDSPFDGLVAGHQTVPVRVLSHDAERARQIVDEFMNEHAD from the coding sequence ATGTCCAACACCGATGACATGATCGTCGTTTACGAAGCCGGCAGTCTCGCCGAGGCGCAGTTGCTCAGCGACCGCCTCGCGTCGGCCGACATCAGCAACCATGTTGCCAACGTGGACAGCCCGTTCGACGGCCTGGTGGCAGGGCATCAGACCGTGCCCGTGCGCGTGCTCTCGCACGACGCGGAGCGTGCAAGGCAGATCGTGGATGAATTCATGAACGAGCACGCGGACTGA
- a CDS encoding serine protease, which translates to MAGETALRLMVVALASAMLGLAGCRWHDVQHPPAPSPDERAASFEELASRTVDGVPLETHLRALTFRLAGNLVPVVDENGTRFESADGSGTYGQGLAVPLTADGYFLTAAHVVNLLPEPIYVMSWHTGEAVIAPVRVVWRGAEGDYLADGVLDLAIIHAPLTLEVAAEWAVEEELQVETPLVGMGGTGFWPPIASGGRLNEITTAVNREACAAGEFVFRFIQHDVPIGHGDSGGPIMLADGRLVGITVRGQTRLTTTRRRVVGKSKRVERTLEHRNTVLRPEPDILMKLIESDRGSSLAE; encoded by the coding sequence ATGGCAGGCGAAACAGCTTTGCGATTGATGGTTGTGGCCCTGGCGAGCGCTATGCTGGGGTTGGCCGGCTGTCGATGGCATGATGTGCAGCATCCTCCTGCGCCGAGCCCAGACGAGCGGGCCGCATCCTTTGAGGAACTGGCGTCAAGGACGGTGGATGGCGTGCCGTTGGAAACGCATCTGCGGGCGCTCACGTTTCGATTGGCCGGGAACTTGGTGCCGGTGGTTGATGAAAACGGGACGCGGTTTGAGTCTGCGGACGGCTCCGGCACGTACGGCCAGGGGCTGGCTGTTCCCCTGACGGCGGATGGATATTTTCTGACGGCTGCGCATGTCGTGAACCTTTTGCCCGAACCGATATACGTGATGAGTTGGCACACGGGCGAGGCTGTGATTGCGCCTGTTCGAGTAGTATGGCGAGGGGCCGAGGGTGACTACTTGGCGGATGGTGTGCTGGATCTGGCCATTATCCATGCGCCGTTGACGTTGGAAGTGGCCGCGGAATGGGCTGTGGAGGAGGAATTGCAGGTCGAGACCCCATTGGTGGGAATGGGTGGGACGGGTTTCTGGCCGCCAATCGCTTCGGGGGGTCGGTTGAACGAGATCACGACGGCGGTTAACCGCGAGGCGTGCGCAGCGGGTGAGTTCGTATTTCGATTCATTCAGCACGATGTCCCGATTGGTCACGGCGACAGCGGCGGACCGATCATGCTGGCCGACGGTCGACTGGTCGGTATTACTGTTCGGGGTCAGACGCGCCTGACTACGACGCGTCGCCGGGTCGTTGGCAAATCGAAGCGTGTCGAGAGGACGCTAGAACACCGCAATACGGTGCTGCGTCCGGAGCCGGACATATTGATGAAGCTTATCGAAAGTGACCGCGGGAGTAGTCTGGCCGAGTGA
- the nadA gene encoding quinolinate synthase NadA yields MLWQPPLPERYAKLSDAELARAIQARKAELGSDLIILGHHYQQDEVVQFADFTGDSFKLSQEAAERVKQAGAKYVVFCGVHFMAESADILTPDDVAVVLPDLSAGCSMADMADYDQTVDAWRDIHEAIAGTNTRVIPITYMNSSAAIKSFVGEHGGAVCTSSNADKVLRWALAGGDEPLASGQQVKIIFLPDQHLGRNTAAALGYDVQRDMALWDPRHPDGFGGLDDETIQRATFLLWKGHCSVHKLFRPEHVEQIRAKWPDVTVMVHPECDHEVVKLADRTGSTEGIIQAIESAPAGSRWAIGTEVHLVNRLAKQAEQRGVTARILSDCQCLCTTMFRINMPQLLWTLDQLASGKVVNQIKVHPTVQKWSLVALDRMLAITGKTPSSSAASAATA; encoded by the coding sequence ATGCTGTGGCAACCACCATTACCCGAACGCTACGCCAAACTTTCCGACGCGGAGTTGGCCCGCGCGATCCAGGCGCGCAAGGCCGAGCTCGGCTCGGATCTGATCATCCTCGGCCATCACTACCAGCAGGACGAAGTCGTCCAGTTTGCCGACTTCACCGGCGACAGCTTCAAGCTCAGCCAGGAAGCCGCCGAGCGCGTCAAGCAGGCCGGCGCGAAGTACGTCGTCTTCTGCGGCGTGCACTTCATGGCCGAGTCGGCCGACATCCTCACACCCGACGACGTCGCCGTCGTGCTGCCGGACCTCAGCGCGGGCTGCTCCATGGCGGACATGGCCGACTACGACCAGACGGTCGATGCGTGGCGCGACATTCACGAAGCCATCGCAGGCACGAACACACGCGTCATCCCGATCACCTACATGAACTCCTCCGCCGCGATCAAGTCGTTCGTCGGCGAGCACGGCGGCGCGGTGTGCACCTCCAGCAACGCCGACAAAGTCTTGCGATGGGCCCTCGCAGGCGGCGATGAACCGTTGGCGTCGGGGCAACAGGTCAAGATCATTTTCCTGCCCGACCAGCACCTCGGCCGAAACACCGCAGCGGCGCTGGGCTACGACGTGCAGCGCGACATGGCGCTTTGGGACCCCCGCCATCCCGACGGCTTCGGCGGACTCGATGACGAAACCATTCAACGCGCGACGTTCCTTTTGTGGAAGGGGCATTGCTCGGTGCACAAGCTGTTTCGGCCGGAGCATGTCGAGCAGATTCGCGCCAAGTGGCCGGACGTGACGGTGATGGTGCACCCCGAATGCGATCACGAAGTGGTCAAGCTCGCCGACCGCACGGGTTCGACCGAGGGGATCATCCAGGCGATCGAGAGCGCGCCCGCCGGCAGCCGATGGGCCATCGGCACGGAGGTGCACCTGGTGAACCGTCTCGCGAAGCAGGCCGAGCAGCGCGGCGTCACCGCCCGCATTCTCAGCGACTGCCAATGCCTGTGCACAACGATGTTCCGCATCAACATGCCGCAGTTGCTCTGGACGCTCGACCAGCTCGCCAGCGGGAAAGTGGTCAATCAGATCAAGGTGCACCCCACGGTGCAGAAGTGGTCGCTGGTCGCGTTGGACCGCATGCTGGCGATCACGGGCAAGACGCCTTCGTCCAGCGCCGCTAGCGCCGCCACGGCGTGA
- the dprA gene encoding DNA-processing protein DprA: protein MPDAPRRALLTLLLTPGFGPTRVNRCIEAFGSAEAALGVTADKLARVQGIGPGKTSSKLAAALADTLAGDAVDRELEQVDKAGVALLGINDASYPRLLKHIPDPPPLLWVRGRLRDDDALALGVVGSRRCTHYGREQAERLSYQCAEAGLCIVSGGAYGIDAASHRGALRAKGRTIAVLGSGLAKPYPKEHIDLFAEIVASDGEHGAVISEFPTQTPPTAENFPRRNRIVSGLSLGVLVVEAARRSGALITARLCVEEHGRELLVLPGRVDSPASEGCHKMIREGWATLVTNAADILDGLGEAGQLIKANLNDEDAPSESDASADATADNNGSLFERNLTDTQTSIVKVLAEPCSLDQVAAHTGLPVQTIQADLTMLEIRGAIQRRGGLFVRRASNS, encoded by the coding sequence ATGCCTGATGCTCCGCGACGTGCATTGTTGACCCTGCTGCTCACGCCGGGCTTCGGGCCCACGCGCGTTAATCGATGTATCGAAGCGTTCGGCTCGGCCGAGGCGGCGCTCGGCGTTACCGCGGACAAGCTCGCTCGCGTGCAGGGCATCGGCCCGGGCAAGACGAGTTCGAAGCTCGCCGCGGCGCTCGCAGACACGCTCGCAGGCGATGCGGTGGATCGCGAACTGGAGCAGGTCGACAAGGCAGGCGTCGCGCTGCTGGGCATCAACGACGCGAGCTACCCGCGCTTGCTCAAGCACATTCCCGACCCGCCGCCGCTGCTTTGGGTGCGTGGGCGGTTGCGCGATGATGATGCGCTTGCGCTGGGCGTGGTCGGTTCAAGGCGATGCACGCACTACGGCCGCGAGCAGGCAGAGCGACTCAGCTACCAGTGTGCCGAAGCCGGGCTGTGCATCGTCAGCGGTGGGGCGTATGGCATTGACGCGGCGTCGCATCGCGGCGCGTTGCGAGCGAAAGGGCGCACCATCGCGGTGCTCGGCTCGGGGCTTGCGAAGCCTTACCCGAAAGAGCACATCGACCTCTTTGCCGAGATCGTCGCCAGCGACGGCGAGCATGGTGCGGTCATCAGCGAGTTTCCCACGCAGACGCCGCCCACTGCCGAAAACTTCCCCCGTCGCAACCGCATCGTCTCCGGCCTGTCGCTGGGCGTGCTCGTGGTTGAGGCGGCGCGTCGCAGCGGGGCGCTCATCACCGCTCGGCTGTGTGTCGAAGAGCACGGCCGGGAGTTGCTCGTCCTGCCCGGCCGCGTCGACTCGCCGGCGTCGGAAGGCTGCCACAAGATGATCCGCGAAGGCTGGGCCACGCTTGTAACGAACGCCGCGGACATCCTCGACGGCCTCGGCGAGGCGGGTCAGTTGATCAAAGCCAACCTCAACGACGAGGATGCGCCGTCGGAATCTGACGCGAGCGCGGATGCGACGGCGGACAACAACGGGTCGTTGTTCGAGCGTAACCTTACCGACACGCAGACGAGCATCGTCAAAGTGCTCGCCGAGCCATGTTCGCTTGACCAGGTGGCAGCTCACACGGGCCTGCCGGTGCAGACGATCCAGGCCGACCTGACCATGCTTGAAATTCGCGGCGCGATCCAGCGGCGTGGCGGCCTGTTCGTACGGCGGGCATCGAACAGCTAA
- a CDS encoding cysteine desulfurase family protein translates to MQWVYLDNNATTRPAPQVLDAIAEAHDQLWANPSSVHRFGQAVRQRLELARASVAKLIAAKPREIIFTSGGTEANNLALWGVLDRDDDTPPALITTTIEHSAVREPGEAMAQTGIVVEQVAVGRTGVVDATAVIDAARQHVDAGRVVLVSVQWANNETGTIQPVAAIGEGLQALRSGRRNAVTFHIDATQAVGKLPVDVHAVGADLLTLAAHKFHGPKGVGALYARRGVRLRPQQRGGPQEGERRGGTENTVGVIGMGVAADLARAFVADAEQVAALTALRDRFERELLAAVPGAVVNAGEPGVSRLWNTSNIAFPGLEAEAILLGLSEKGVCASAGAACSSGSLDPSPVLLAMGVPEPLAHGSVRFSISRATTAQEIDAAVQAVPEVVRRLGRTLPTGV, encoded by the coding sequence ATGCAATGGGTCTACCTGGACAACAACGCCACCACCCGCCCCGCACCGCAAGTGCTCGACGCCATCGCCGAGGCCCACGACCAGCTCTGGGCCAACCCCTCCAGCGTGCACCGCTTCGGGCAGGCCGTTCGCCAGCGCCTCGAACTGGCCCGCGCGAGCGTCGCGAAGCTCATCGCCGCCAAGCCGCGCGAGATCATCTTCACCTCCGGCGGCACGGAAGCGAACAACCTCGCGCTCTGGGGCGTGCTTGATCGTGACGACGACACACCCCCCGCATTGATCACGACAACTATCGAACACTCGGCCGTCCGCGAGCCGGGCGAAGCGATGGCGCAGACAGGCATCGTCGTCGAACAGGTCGCCGTCGGCCGCACGGGCGTGGTCGATGCAACCGCGGTGATCGACGCCGCTCGGCAACACGTCGACGCCGGCCGAGTCGTGCTCGTAAGCGTGCAGTGGGCCAACAACGAAACCGGTACGATTCAACCCGTCGCCGCGATCGGCGAAGGCTTGCAAGCCCTGCGCTCCGGTCGGCGAAACGCCGTGACGTTTCACATCGACGCCACCCAGGCCGTCGGCAAGCTGCCGGTCGATGTGCACGCCGTCGGCGCAGACCTGCTCACCCTCGCCGCTCACAAGTTTCACGGGCCCAAGGGCGTCGGCGCACTCTACGCCCGGCGAGGCGTCCGCCTGCGACCACAACAGCGCGGCGGCCCGCAGGAAGGCGAGCGCCGCGGCGGCACGGAAAACACCGTCGGCGTTATCGGCATGGGCGTCGCAGCAGACCTCGCCCGGGCCTTCGTCGCCGACGCGGAACAGGTCGCGGCCCTCACCGCCCTGCGCGATCGCTTTGAACGTGAGTTGCTCGCGGCCGTGCCCGGCGCGGTCGTCAACGCCGGCGAGCCGGGCGTCAGTCGGCTATGGAACACGAGCAACATCGCCTTCCCCGGGCTGGAGGCGGAGGCGATCCTGCTGGGCCTGAGCGAAAAAGGCGTCTGCGCCTCGGCCGGGGCTGCCTGCTCCAGCGGTTCGCTCGACCCGAGCCCCGTGCTGCTGGCGATGGGCGTGCCCGAGCCGCTGGCCCATGGGTCCGTGCGGTTTTCGATCAGCCGAGCGACCACCGCGCAGGAGATCGACGCGGCCGTGCAGGCCGTGCCGGAAGTCGTCCGGCGACTCGGGCGAACCTTGCCGACCGGGGTTTGA
- a CDS encoding glutaminase domain-containing protein, whose translation MSWTIARLGSRFTLLFEPYQQRVMHSALGRFLDQPLDLMVGMIEPDGTRRVLPFTQEPNASPLHNAEQFERPNSITYRGYSETYGLRFEFNVHSVFYPQDERLCLMPAFYLEMRVNPAPKVRWHKPAGPTPDKVKLFIRLRRPDTEINACYHGEGDARQSCIDLAYRNRVSPKHPFPTDLDSPAHESDREVQVHERIVSLNPECELWDDENGLTCELPVTEGGSGIKWRLVWATHVAEPVLDINPGKPGDGETVPAPFRYNSYWANLDEVLEEAFATRDDHLALSRRFEKLIEQAPLTPAQYHLLAQSFHSWLANTFWCQYDGGAPKPEDWFSVWEGSCFYHSTLDVEYNVSLVYLSLWPQLLALQFDQWSNHGHAHEKSGGRFLSHDLGQGAHITGQAYPHHMPVEENANYLLLLHAYTHWTGDRTPAHKHKALVADLVRYLLWTDRDQSGFPSEGVANTIDDASPAVQFGNKQTYLAVKRVAALRSAAALLTMTGDEDLALHCEDTVKTDLRKIEAAAWLGDHYAVCVDASAAGVTDAWTGKPLPYDTLPGWDGYSIYTANGQLLPMLVGAPPLLDEDRLKKDLVNAIRENLTRYGCGHTSSEVENVWVSQNIWRDHLTRYLGLASGLPSSHYWDMQVMSNTHNQSLGFVDTYINNYLCHYPRGIVSIGYLLAGPRLVIDRLSPGGAYITVDPDRGRPQRWPLLALADWKAGKIPVCVVDDQGNVTIEGKIDPIVIQGADADSAAANAGLIG comes from the coding sequence ATGAGTTGGACGATTGCACGGCTGGGCAGTCGGTTCACCCTGCTGTTCGAACCCTACCAGCAGCGCGTCATGCACTCGGCGCTCGGTCGATTCCTCGACCAGCCGTTGGATCTCATGGTCGGCATGATCGAGCCCGACGGCACGCGTCGCGTCCTGCCGTTCACACAGGAACCCAACGCAAGCCCGCTCCACAACGCAGAGCAGTTCGAACGCCCCAACTCGATCACCTATCGCGGCTACAGCGAAACGTACGGCCTGCGCTTCGAGTTCAACGTCCATAGCGTGTTCTACCCACAGGACGAACGACTCTGCCTCATGCCCGCGTTCTACCTGGAGATGCGCGTCAACCCCGCTCCCAAGGTCCGCTGGCATAAGCCCGCCGGGCCCACACCCGACAAGGTCAAGCTCTTCATCAGGCTCCGCCGACCCGACACCGAAATCAACGCCTGCTATCACGGCGAAGGCGACGCCCGCCAAAGCTGCATCGACCTGGCCTACCGCAATCGTGTCTCACCGAAGCACCCGTTCCCCACGGATCTCGACAGCCCCGCCCACGAAAGCGATCGCGAAGTGCAGGTGCACGAACGCATCGTCAGCCTCAACCCCGAATGCGAATTGTGGGACGATGAAAACGGCCTGACCTGCGAGCTGCCCGTCACCGAAGGCGGCAGCGGCATCAAGTGGCGGCTCGTCTGGGCGACCCATGTCGCCGAGCCCGTGCTCGACATCAACCCCGGCAAGCCCGGCGACGGCGAAACCGTGCCCGCCCCCTTCCGCTACAACAGCTACTGGGCCAACCTCGACGAAGTGCTCGAAGAAGCCTTCGCCACGCGCGACGACCACCTCGCCCTCTCCCGCCGATTCGAAAAGCTCATCGAGCAAGCTCCGCTTACTCCAGCACAATACCACCTGCTTGCCCAGAGCTTCCACAGCTGGCTCGCCAATACGTTCTGGTGTCAATACGACGGCGGCGCCCCGAAGCCCGAAGACTGGTTCAGCGTCTGGGAAGGCTCGTGCTTCTATCACTCGACCCTCGACGTCGAGTACAACGTCTCGCTGGTCTACCTCTCGCTCTGGCCGCAGCTGCTCGCGCTCCAGTTCGACCAGTGGTCGAACCACGGCCACGCCCACGAAAAATCAGGCGGCCGGTTCCTCAGCCACGACCTCGGCCAGGGCGCACACATCACCGGCCAGGCCTACCCCCACCACATGCCGGTGGAAGAAAACGCCAACTACCTCCTGCTCCTGCACGCCTACACCCACTGGACCGGCGACCGCACGCCCGCCCACAAGCACAAGGCCCTCGTCGCCGACCTCGTCCGCTACCTGCTCTGGACCGACCGCGACCAGTCCGGCTTCCCCTCCGAAGGCGTCGCCAACACCATCGACGACGCCTCGCCCGCCGTGCAGTTCGGCAACAAGCAGACCTACCTCGCCGTCAAACGCGTGGCCGCCCTCCGCTCCGCCGCCGCCTTGTTGACCATGACCGGCGACGAAGACCTCGCCCTGCACTGCGAAGACACCGTCAAGACCGACCTCCGCAAAATCGAAGCCGCCGCCTGGCTGGGCGACCACTACGCCGTCTGCGTCGACGCCTCCGCCGCCGGCGTCACCGACGCCTGGACCGGCAAGCCCCTGCCTTACGACACGCTCCCGGGCTGGGACGGCTACTCGATCTACACCGCCAACGGACAACTGCTGCCCATGCTCGTCGGCGCGCCGCCCCTGCTCGACGAAGATCGACTGAAAAAAGACCTCGTCAACGCCATCCGCGAAAACCTCACACGCTACGGCTGCGGCCACACGTCCAGCGAAGTTGAAAACGTCTGGGTCAGCCAGAATATCTGGCGCGACCACCTCACACGCTACCTCGGCCTCGCCTCCGGCCTGCCCAGCTCCCACTACTGGGATATGCAGGTCATGAGCAACACACACAACCAGTCGCTCGGGTTCGTCGATACCTACATCAACAACTACCTCTGCCACTACCCCCGCGGCATCGTCAGCATCGGCTACCTGCTCGCCGGCCCGCGACTCGTGATCGATCGGCTCAGCCCCGGCGGGGCGTACATCACCGTCGACCCCGACCGCGGCCGACCGCAACGCTGGCCCCTGCTCGCCCTCGCCGACTGGAAGGCGGGCAAGATCCCCGTCTGCGTCGTCGACGACCAGGGCAACGTCACCATCGAAGGCAAGATCGACCCCATCGTCATTCAGGGCGCCGACGCCGACAGCGCCGCCGCCAATGCCGGCCTGATCGGATAA